In a single window of the Novosphingobium sp. IK01 genome:
- the mnmE gene encoding tRNA uridine-5-carboxymethylaminomethyl(34) synthesis GTPase MnmE has protein sequence MTAHTIFALSSGAPPAGIAVIRISGPHAGTALRRLTGRHLPPPRRASFRHLHDPVDGSLLDATMVLWLPGPATATGEDSVELHLHGGRAVVAAVERVLAGLPDLRRAEAGEFTRRAFANGRIDLNEAEGLADLLSAETELQRRTALAMADGVLSRAVEGWRQGVLTLSAELEALLDFSDEDDVEEGGETLPPGFADTARNLAQDLAHWLDRPRAEPLREGFRVVLAGPPNAGKSTLFNALVEQEAAITAAEPGTTRDVLTRSVAIEGVPFTFVDTAGLRDEGAGEIERIGIARARAEAARADLIFWLGPEGEGPEGTPLWELSARSDDPAAPAKASPRHRLSVHSGEGLGALRTDLVAHARASLPVPGEAALNARQHGLLAQVRAALLGSCAEQDPLLAAEQLRLARRALDTLVGRAGTEDMLDALFGRFCIGK, from the coding sequence ATGACCGCGCACACGATCTTTGCCCTCAGCTCGGGCGCCCCTCCGGCAGGCATTGCCGTGATCCGCATCAGCGGCCCCCACGCCGGGACCGCCCTTCGCCGTCTGACCGGGCGGCACCTGCCGCCGCCGCGCCGCGCCAGCTTTCGCCATTTGCACGACCCTGTCGATGGCAGCCTGCTCGATGCCACGATGGTCCTGTGGCTGCCCGGCCCGGCGACGGCCACGGGCGAGGACAGCGTCGAACTGCATCTTCATGGTGGCCGTGCCGTCGTCGCGGCGGTCGAGCGCGTGCTGGCCGGTCTTCCCGATTTGCGCCGGGCCGAGGCGGGCGAATTCACCCGCCGCGCTTTCGCCAATGGCCGGATCGACCTCAACGAGGCCGAAGGCCTGGCCGACCTGCTCAGCGCCGAAACCGAACTCCAGCGCCGCACCGCGCTGGCCATGGCCGATGGCGTGCTGTCGCGCGCGGTCGAGGGATGGCGTCAGGGTGTGCTGACGCTGTCTGCCGAACTGGAAGCCCTGCTCGATTTCTCGGACGAGGATGATGTGGAGGAGGGGGGCGAAACGCTGCCGCCCGGCTTTGCCGATACCGCGCGCAACCTGGCCCAGGACCTGGCCCACTGGCTCGACCGTCCCCGCGCCGAACCTCTGCGCGAGGGCTTCCGCGTGGTTCTCGCTGGCCCGCCCAACGCCGGCAAGTCGACCCTGTTCAATGCCCTCGTCGAACAGGAAGCCGCGATCACGGCTGCCGAACCGGGCACCACGCGCGACGTGCTCACCCGCAGCGTGGCCATTGAAGGCGTGCCATTCACCTTCGTCGATACCGCAGGCCTGCGCGATGAGGGCGCAGGCGAGATCGAGCGCATCGGCATCGCCCGCGCCCGCGCCGAAGCGGCCAGGGCCGACCTGATCTTCTGGCTTGGTCCCGAGGGGGAGGGGCCAGAGGGGACCCCGTTGTGGGAGCTTTCCGCCCGCAGCGACGACCCCGCCGCCCCGGCCAAGGCCAGCCCCCGCCACCGCCTCTCGGTCCATAGCGGGGAAGGTCTGGGAGCCCTGCGGACAGACCTCGTCGCCCATGCCCGTGCCAGCCTGCCCGTGCCGGGAGAGGCGGCCCTCAATGCCCGTCAGCACGGTCTGCTTGCGCAAGTGCGCGCGGCCTTGCTTGGCTCGTGTGCGGAACAAGACCCTCTTCTGGCGGCCGAGCAATTGCGCCTCGCCCGCCGCGCGCTCGATACATTGGTGGGCCGGGCCGGGACGGAAGACATGCTCGATGCGCTGTTCGGGCGCTTTTGCATCGGGAAGTAG
- a CDS encoding DUF6489 family protein: MKVNVEIECSPEEARRFLGLPDVSKANDAYVEAIAKAMQGGHSLEQLQGYARQIAPMGEMGLKLFQQFMEHGAGAAMAGFKAGMNGEKK, from the coding sequence ATGAAAGTGAATGTCGAAATCGAGTGCAGCCCGGAAGAGGCCCGCCGCTTCCTCGGATTGCCTGACGTCTCGAAGGCCAACGACGCCTATGTCGAGGCCATTGCCAAGGCCATGCAGGGGGGCCACAGCCTCGAACAGTTGCAGGGCTATGCCCGGCAGATCGCCCCGATGGGCGAGATGGGGCTCAAGCTGTTCCAGCAGTTCATGGAGCATGGGGCAGGGGCCGCCATGGCCGGTTTCAAGGCCGGGATGAACGGCGAGAAGAAGTAA
- a CDS encoding nuclear transport factor 2 family protein: MRFGLAAWHRAMLAGCPDELLIDLLADEAVFHSPVLHTPQQGKEAVALHLGAICRAIGTTGFTYVRELVDGPEAALEFTAQIDGVEMSGVHLIRFNLEGRIVDFTVLVRPFDAADRLWRKMAEALQDE, from the coding sequence ATGCGTTTTGGACTGGCCGCCTGGCACCGGGCAATGCTCGCGGGGTGCCCTGACGAACTCCTGATCGATCTTCTGGCCGACGAAGCCGTGTTCCATTCGCCGGTGCTGCACACGCCCCAGCAGGGCAAGGAGGCTGTCGCGCTTCATCTCGGCGCGATCTGCCGGGCTATCGGCACCACCGGTTTCACGTATGTCCGCGAACTGGTCGACGGGCCCGAGGCCGCGCTCGAATTCACCGCGCAGATCGATGGCGTGGAAATGAGCGGGGTTCACCTGATCCGCTTCAACCTTGAAGGGCGCATCGTCGACTTCACGGTTCTGGTGCGTCCGTTCGATGCCGCCGACCGGCTCTGGCGCAAGATGGCCGAAGCCTTGCAGGACGAATAA
- the rho gene encoding transcription termination factor Rho, whose protein sequence is MHLKELKKKTPAELVGMAEELGVEGASTMRRQDLMFAILKEVADDGEEILGIGTIEVLPDGFGFLRSPEANYLAGPDDIYVSPNQVRKWGLRTGDTVEGEIRAPKDGERYFAITRLIKVNFDEPEAVRHRVNFDNLTPLYPNERLKLDTLDPTVKDKSARVIDLVSPQGKGQRALIVAPPRTGKTVLLQNIAKAITDNHPEVFLLVLLVDERPEEVTDMQRSVKGEVISSTFDEPASRHVQVAEMVIEKAKRLVEHKRDVVILLDSITRLGRAYNTVVPSSGKVLTGGVDANALQRPKRFFGAARNIEEGGSLSIIATALIDTGSRMDEVIFEEFKGTGNSEIVLDRKVADKRIFPALDVGKSGTRKEELLVPRDQLSKMWVLRRILMQMGTVDAMEFLLDKMKDSKTNEDFFATMNQ, encoded by the coding sequence ATGCATCTCAAGGAACTCAAGAAGAAGACCCCCGCCGAGCTGGTCGGAATGGCCGAAGAGCTGGGCGTGGAAGGCGCGAGCACGATGCGCCGTCAGGACCTGATGTTCGCCATCCTCAAGGAAGTGGCGGACGATGGCGAGGAAATCCTCGGCATCGGCACGATCGAGGTTCTCCCCGACGGTTTCGGCTTCCTGCGCAGCCCCGAGGCCAACTATCTGGCCGGGCCCGACGACATCTATGTCTCGCCCAACCAGGTCCGCAAGTGGGGCCTGCGCACGGGTGACACCGTCGAAGGCGAAATCCGCGCGCCCAAGGATGGCGAACGCTATTTCGCGATCACCCGCCTGATCAAGGTGAACTTCGACGAGCCGGAGGCCGTGCGCCACCGCGTCAACTTCGATAACCTCACCCCGCTCTATCCCAACGAGCGCCTGAAGCTCGACACGCTCGACCCGACCGTCAAGGACAAGTCGGCTCGCGTGATCGATCTGGTCAGCCCGCAGGGCAAGGGCCAGCGCGCGCTGATCGTGGCGCCGCCGCGCACCGGCAAGACCGTGCTGCTCCAGAACATCGCCAAGGCGATCACCGACAACCACCCCGAAGTGTTCCTGCTCGTCCTGCTGGTCGACGAACGCCCGGAAGAAGTGACCGACATGCAGCGTTCGGTGAAGGGCGAGGTGATCTCCTCGACGTTCGACGAACCCGCCTCGCGTCACGTCCAGGTCGCCGAGATGGTGATCGAGAAGGCCAAGCGCCTCGTCGAGCACAAGCGCGACGTGGTCATCCTGCTCGACTCGATCACGCGTCTGGGCCGCGCCTACAACACCGTGGTGCCCTCGTCGGGCAAGGTGCTGACCGGCGGTGTCGACGCCAACGCGCTCCAGCGTCCCAAGCGTTTCTTCGGTGCGGCGCGCAACATCGAGGAAGGCGGTTCGCTCTCGATCATCGCCACCGCGCTGATCGACACCGGCAGCCGCATGGACGAAGTGATCTTTGAAGAATTCAAGGGCACCGGCAACTCGGAAATCGTGCTCGACCGCAAGGTGGCCGACAAGCGCATCTTCCCCGCGCTCGATGTGGGCAAGAGCGGCACCCGCAAGGAAGAACTGCTGGTTCCGCGCGACCAACTCAGCAAGATGTGGGTCCTGCGCCGCATCCTCATGCAGATGGGCACGGTCGACGCGATGGAATTCCTTCTCGACAAGATGAAGGATTCCAAGACCAACGAAGACTTCTTCGCGACCATGAACCAGTAA
- the hemJ gene encoding protoporphyrinogen oxidase HemJ has product MLQVLSMLYLWLKAGHVIFVIFWMAGLFMLPRLFVYHQETPVNSPENAVWTDRERKLMKIIMAPSVAVVWILGLAMAVTGGWFTQGWLHAKLLLVVVLTGYHIWLARYHRALARGERGLSGKQLRLLNEVPGILGVLIVILVILKPF; this is encoded by the coding sequence ATGTTGCAGGTGCTCTCTATGCTCTATCTCTGGCTCAAGGCCGGCCACGTCATTTTCGTGATCTTCTGGATGGCGGGGCTGTTCATGTTGCCGCGTCTGTTCGTTTATCATCAGGAAACGCCGGTCAATTCGCCCGAAAACGCGGTCTGGACCGACCGCGAGCGCAAGCTGATGAAGATCATCATGGCCCCTTCGGTGGCGGTCGTGTGGATTCTGGGGCTCGCCATGGCGGTCACGGGCGGCTGGTTCACGCAAGGCTGGCTCCACGCCAAGCTTCTGCTGGTCGTGGTCCTGACCGGCTATCACATCTGGCTGGCGCGCTATCACCGGGCTCTGGCGCGTGGCGAACGCGGCCTGAGCGGCAAGCAACTGCGCCTGCTCAACGAAGTTCCGGGCATTCTGGGCGTGCTGATCGTGATCCTGGTGATCCTCAAGCCGTTCTGA
- a CDS encoding alpha/beta hydrolase family protein: MTTLKLTLAALALTAAPAAFAQSSRPAMTAQDLVTLPRMGSVAVSPDGHLAVYALTTSNPQTYKRSTALWLLPLGGKNARPVRLDWSSDASDPAFSPDGRLWFLSDKGSSTSQVWSVLPGADGSAGGPIQATGFAAEVAGFKLSPDGKKLAVWGEVARACATFGGCADLPHGDGDQSLPGPGTGRHYTDGVGFVRHWDTWQTPGVYSRVFAYALRGGQADPATGHALDGDPAHGGFTGNSPSKPFGDGGELAWSADSKAVILAARQADRHEPTSTNLDLWWSPIDGSAPRNLTSANHATDTSPALSPDGRWLAWAAMARPGYESDRLVIQLMDLATGTVRPLTQDWDRSVSSLAFTPDSKALIATAEDVLDAPAFRVDLASGKATRLVFHPGREGHVSQIIPLAGERFLIKRDSLDAPAELYLGKPGSPAARLTDIATTTMAGKAPVTVERFSFAGANGDTVWGQILKPAGTTGKLPTVLMVHGGPQGSFNDSWSTRWNPRLWASQGYAAVTIDFHGSTGYGQAFVDAINKDWGGKPLEDLKKGMVAAAAKDSAVDPSNACAAGASYGGYMMNWIEGNWPDGFKCIVQHDGVFDARAMAYETEELWFDEWEHGGHAYYEDPEAFEKWNPVNHVAQWHTPMLVVTSEKDFRIPYTQGIAAFTALQRKGVPADLLVFPDENHWVLKPKNSLQWHKTVFDWMARWLKK; encoded by the coding sequence ATGACCACGCTGAAGCTCACGCTCGCAGCGCTGGCGCTCACGGCGGCGCCGGCAGCTTTCGCCCAATCTTCCCGTCCCGCGATGACCGCGCAGGATCTCGTCACGCTCCCGCGCATGGGATCGGTCGCCGTTTCGCCCGATGGCCATCTGGCGGTCTATGCGCTGACCACAAGCAATCCACAGACTTATAAACGGTCGACGGCGCTGTGGCTGCTGCCGCTGGGGGGCAAAAATGCCCGTCCTGTCAGGCTCGACTGGAGCAGCGACGCCAGCGACCCGGCGTTTTCCCCCGATGGCCGCCTGTGGTTCCTGTCGGACAAGGGATCTTCCACCAGCCAGGTCTGGTCGGTTCTCCCCGGCGCCGATGGCAGCGCGGGCGGGCCCATTCAGGCCACCGGGTTTGCCGCCGAAGTAGCCGGCTTCAAGCTCTCGCCCGATGGGAAGAAACTGGCCGTCTGGGGCGAAGTGGCCCGCGCCTGCGCCACGTTCGGCGGCTGCGCCGATCTTCCCCATGGCGACGGCGACCAGAGCCTGCCGGGGCCTGGAACCGGACGCCATTACACCGACGGCGTGGGCTTCGTGCGCCACTGGGACACCTGGCAGACGCCGGGCGTCTACAGCCGCGTCTTTGCCTATGCCCTGCGCGGCGGTCAGGCCGATCCGGCCACGGGGCACGCGCTCGATGGCGATCCGGCCCACGGTGGTTTTACCGGCAACAGCCCGTCCAAGCCCTTCGGCGATGGCGGCGAACTGGCGTGGAGCGCGGATTCGAAGGCCGTGATCCTTGCCGCGCGGCAGGCCGACCGCCACGAGCCGACCTCGACCAACCTCGACTTGTGGTGGTCCCCCATCGATGGCAGCGCCCCGCGCAACCTGACGTCAGCCAACCACGCCACCGACACCAGCCCCGCGCTTTCGCCCGATGGCCGCTGGCTGGCCTGGGCGGCAATGGCCCGTCCCGGCTATGAAAGCGACCGGTTGGTTATCCAGTTGATGGACCTTGCGACCGGCACCGTGCGCCCGCTCACGCAAGACTGGGACCGCTCGGTCAGTTCGCTGGCCTTTACGCCCGACAGCAAGGCGCTGATCGCCACCGCCGAGGACGTGCTCGATGCGCCCGCCTTCCGTGTCGACCTCGCCAGCGGCAAGGCCACGCGCCTCGTCTTCCATCCGGGCCGTGAAGGGCATGTCAGCCAGATCATCCCGCTGGCGGGCGAACGCTTCCTGATCAAGCGCGACAGCCTCGATGCACCGGCCGAACTCTATCTGGGCAAGCCGGGCAGCCCGGCTGCCCGCCTGACCGACATCGCCACCACGACGATGGCGGGCAAGGCACCGGTCACCGTCGAGCGGTTTTCGTTCGCCGGGGCCAATGGCGACACCGTCTGGGGCCAGATCCTCAAGCCAGCCGGCACCACCGGCAAGCTGCCGACCGTGCTCATGGTCCATGGCGGGCCGCAGGGCTCGTTCAACGACAGCTGGTCGACCCGCTGGAACCCGCGCCTCTGGGCCTCGCAGGGCTATGCTGCCGTCACCATCGATTTCCACGGCTCGACCGGCTACGGTCAGGCCTTCGTCGATGCGATCAACAAGGACTGGGGCGGGAAGCCGCTCGAAGACCTGAAAAAGGGCATGGTCGCCGCCGCGGCCAAGGATTCGGCTGTCGATCCGTCCAACGCCTGCGCCGCCGGGGCCAGCTATGGCGGCTACATGATGAACTGGATCGAGGGCAACTGGCCCGACGGGTTCAAGTGCATCGTCCAGCACGACGGCGTGTTCGATGCCCGCGCCATGGCTTACGAGACCGAGGAACTCTGGTTCGACGAATGGGAACACGGCGGCCACGCCTACTACGAAGACCCCGAGGCCTTCGAGAAGTGGAACCCGGTCAACCATGTCGCCCAATGGCACACGCCGATGCTGGTGGTGACCAGCGAGAAGGACTTCCGCATCCCCTACACGCAGGGCATCGCGGCCTTCACCGCGCTCCAGCGCAAGGGCGTGCCTGCCGATCTGCTGGTCTTCCCGGATGAAAACCACTGGGTGCTCAAGCCGAAGAACTCGCTTCAGTGGCACAAGACGGTGTTCGACTGGATGGCCCGCTGGCTCAAGAAGTAA
- the hemE gene encoding uroporphyrinogen decarboxylase encodes MPGPILETLKGVNLSRRPVWLMRQAGRYLPEYRALRAEKGGFLELVYDSEAAAEITIQPIRRFGFDGAILFSDILIVPYAMGQDLAFLAGEGPRLSPRLVDTALSALQAVPERLAPIYATVERVKARIGPETTLLGFAGSPWTVATYMVAGEGSRDHHETRAYAYRDPQAFQAIIDAIVEVTIDYLAGQVEAGAEALQLFDSWAGSLAPREFERWVIAPNQKIAAAIQARYPHVPVIGFPKGAGEKLAAYARETGVNAVGVDETIDPVWAARELPEGMPVQGNLDPLLLLSGGAELETQTLRVLEAFAGRPHVFNLGHGIGQFTPIAHVEQLLATVRGWSRG; translated from the coding sequence ATGCCCGGCCCCATTCTCGAAACGCTCAAGGGCGTGAACCTTTCCCGTCGTCCAGTCTGGCTCATGCGTCAGGCCGGGCGCTATCTTCCCGAATATCGCGCCTTGCGGGCCGAAAAGGGCGGCTTCCTCGAACTCGTCTATGATTCCGAGGCGGCTGCCGAGATCACCATCCAGCCGATCCGGCGCTTTGGCTTCGATGGCGCGATCCTGTTCTCCGACATCCTGATCGTGCCTTATGCGATGGGTCAGGATCTGGCGTTTCTGGCTGGCGAGGGTCCGCGCCTCTCGCCCCGGCTCGTCGATACCGCGCTCAGTGCCCTCCAGGCCGTGCCAGAGCGCCTTGCGCCGATCTATGCCACCGTGGAGCGGGTGAAGGCCCGGATCGGCCCTGAGACGACCCTGCTGGGCTTTGCGGGCAGTCCGTGGACCGTGGCGACCTACATGGTCGCGGGCGAGGGCAGCCGCGACCATCACGAAACGCGCGCCTATGCCTATCGCGATCCGCAAGCGTTCCAGGCGATCATTGATGCCATCGTCGAGGTGACCATCGATTATCTGGCCGGGCAGGTCGAAGCCGGGGCCGAGGCGCTCCAGCTTTTCGACAGCTGGGCAGGCAGCCTCGCCCCGCGCGAATTCGAACGCTGGGTCATTGCTCCCAACCAGAAGATCGCCGCCGCGATTCAGGCGCGCTATCCCCATGTCCCGGTGATCGGCTTCCCCAAGGGCGCGGGCGAGAAACTGGCCGCCTATGCCCGCGAAACGGGCGTGAACGCGGTCGGCGTGGACGAGACCATCGACCCCGTGTGGGCCGCGCGCGAACTGCCCGAGGGCATGCCGGTTCAGGGCAATCTCGATCCGCTGCTGCTGCTTTCGGGCGGCGCGGAACTCGAAACCCAGACCCTGCGCGTGCTCGAAGCCTTCGCCGGGCGTCCGCATGTGTTCAATCTGGGCCATGGCATCGGCCAGTTCACCCCGATCGCCCATGTCGAACAGCTGCTCGCCACCGTGCGCGGCTGGAGCCGGGGCTGA
- a CDS encoding pyruvate, water dikinase regulatory protein, which translates to MARLHLHLLSDSTGETLEMIAKAALAQFEDADVVRHFWPMVRSQQHLDRILGEISANPGLVLFTLVNTETRDRLEQRCATLGLPCVAALDAVTNALEQQLGQEARGRPGRQHMMDEAYFQRVDAIQFTIAHDDGVGWENWEEADMLLAGVSRSSKTPTSIYLANRGYKVANIPIVVESPPPPSLYTVRRPLVVGLTTSPERLIAVRRNRLLSLNQAPETAYVDNDHVTREVQYARRMFADNGWPVIDVSRRSIEETAAAIINLYNERKAAGSSNPGLKAL; encoded by the coding sequence ATGGCACGGCTGCATCTCCATCTGCTTTCCGACTCGACCGGTGAAACCCTTGAAATGATAGCCAAAGCGGCGCTCGCTCAGTTCGAGGACGCCGATGTTGTCCGCCATTTCTGGCCCATGGTCCGTTCGCAGCAGCACCTCGACCGGATCCTTGGGGAAATCTCGGCCAATCCGGGGCTGGTGCTGTTTACCCTCGTCAACACCGAGACGCGCGACCGGCTCGAACAGCGCTGCGCCACGCTCGGCCTGCCTTGCGTGGCCGCGCTCGATGCGGTGACCAATGCGCTCGAACAGCAGCTGGGGCAGGAGGCGCGCGGGCGCCCCGGACGCCAGCACATGATGGACGAGGCCTATTTCCAGCGCGTCGACGCGATCCAGTTCACCATCGCCCACGACGACGGGGTGGGCTGGGAAAACTGGGAAGAGGCTGACATGCTGCTCGCGGGCGTTTCGCGCAGCTCCAAGACGCCGACCTCGATCTATCTGGCCAACCGTGGCTACAAGGTCGCCAACATCCCGATCGTGGTGGAAAGCCCGCCGCCCCCCTCGCTCTATACCGTACGGCGGCCGCTGGTGGTGGGGCTGACCACCAGCCCCGAGCGGCTGATCGCGGTACGCCGCAACCGCCTGCTTTCGCTCAACCAGGCGCCCGAGACTGCCTATGTGGACAACGACCATGTCACCCGCGAGGTGCAATATGCCCGGCGCATGTTCGCCGACAACGGCTGGCCGGTGATTGACGTTTCGCGCCGATCCATCGAGGAGACCGCTGCGGCCATCATCAACCTCTACAACGAGCGCAAGGCTGCTGGTTCGTCGAATCCGGGATTGAAGGCTCTATGA
- a CDS encoding Maf family protein encodes MIVLASQSASRKAMLDAAGVAYEALAADVDEGAIKRELIGIPGGEVVLILAEAKALAVSAMMPGRLVLGGDSLVEVCGRSFDKPASREEAAAHLRFFSGQTMLLHSAAVLMRDGMAVWRHTETATLKVRRLSDSFIDSYLDREWPAVSGCVGVFRIEALGVQLFETIEGSHFTVLGMPLLALLGALRAQGELAA; translated from the coding sequence ATGATTGTTCTTGCTTCGCAAAGTGCCTCGCGCAAGGCCATGCTCGACGCGGCAGGCGTCGCTTACGAGGCGCTTGCCGCCGATGTGGATGAAGGCGCGATCAAGCGCGAGCTGATCGGCATTCCGGGCGGCGAAGTGGTGCTGATCCTGGCCGAGGCCAAGGCGCTGGCGGTCAGCGCGATGATGCCCGGACGGCTGGTGCTGGGCGGGGATTCGCTGGTCGAGGTCTGTGGCCGTTCGTTCGACAAGCCCGCCAGCCGCGAGGAGGCCGCCGCGCATCTGCGGTTCTTCTCGGGCCAGACCATGCTGCTCCACAGCGCTGCCGTGCTGATGCGCGATGGCATGGCCGTGTGGCGCCACACCGAGACCGCAACGCTCAAGGTTCGCCGCCTTTCCGACAGCTTTATCGACAGCTATCTCGACAGGGAGTGGCCCGCCGTTTCGGGCTGCGTGGGGGTGTTCCGGATCGAGGCGCTGGGCGTGCAACTGTTCGAGACCATCGAGGGCAGCCACTTCACCGTGCTGGGCATGCCGCTGCTGGCCCTGCTGGGGGCCCTGCGCGCGCAAGGGGAGCTGGCGGCATGA
- a CDS encoding shikimate dehydrogenase family protein, producing the protein MSTLPVSLPTSLPSGAYAEVIGDPIIQSKSPTIHNFWLEKLEIAADYRHAHVTAEGLADYLAARRADPAWRGCNVTMPHKQAIARLVDRLDPLAARVGAVNTVVPEDGQLVGYNTDVPGFLEPLEGRLAQKHYFRMARIMGTGGAARAIVVALSEAGFVLVLAGRDPAKAQALLDELARGTDHHAVDIAHFADPTDFEFDDRADCLDLIVNASLLGMAGQPPLRYDLSHTPPGAVFYDIVTHPLETPLLAQAKAAGFETIDGLSMLIGQADYAFRHFFGVVPPRGEADLALRARIGA; encoded by the coding sequence ATGAGCACCCTTCCCGTATCCCTCCCCACATCCCTTCCCTCTGGGGCCTATGCCGAAGTGATCGGCGATCCGATCATCCAGTCCAAGTCGCCCACGATCCACAATTTCTGGCTCGAAAAGCTGGAGATCGCGGCGGACTATCGCCATGCCCATGTCACCGCCGAAGGTCTGGCCGATTATCTGGCCGCGCGCCGCGCCGATCCGGCCTGGCGCGGCTGCAACGTGACGATGCCGCACAAGCAGGCGATTGCCCGGCTGGTCGACCGGCTCGATCCGCTCGCCGCGCGCGTGGGCGCGGTCAACACGGTGGTTCCCGAGGACGGGCAACTGGTCGGCTACAACACCGACGTTCCCGGTTTTCTCGAACCGCTCGAAGGCCGCCTTGCGCAAAAGCACTATTTCCGCATGGCGCGGATCATGGGCACCGGGGGCGCCGCGCGGGCCATCGTGGTGGCGCTGTCGGAGGCGGGTTTCGTGCTGGTCCTGGCCGGGCGCGATCCGGCCAAGGCACAGGCCCTGCTCGATGAACTGGCGCGCGGGACCGATCATCACGCGGTCGATATTGCCCATTTCGCCGATCCGACCGATTTCGAATTCGATGATCGCGCCGATTGCCTCGACCTCATCGTCAATGCCTCGCTGCTGGGCATGGCGGGGCAGCCTCCGTTGCGCTACGACCTCAGCCACACGCCGCCCGGCGCGGTGTTCTACGACATCGTCACCCACCCTCTCGAAACGCCGCTGCTGGCGCAGGCGAAGGCTGCCGGCTTCGAGACCATCGATGGCCTCTCGATGCTGATCGGCCAGGCCGATTATGCGTTCCGCCACTTCTTCGGGGTCGTTCCGCCGCGTGGAGAGGCGGATCTGGCCTTGCGCGCGCGCATCGGGGCATGA
- the coaE gene encoding dephospho-CoA kinase (Dephospho-CoA kinase (CoaE) performs the final step in coenzyme A biosynthesis.) yields the protein MSRPFLLGLTGSIGMGKSTVAEMLREEGVPVCDADAQVRALQGPGGALLPAIEAAFPGTTGPEGVNRARLGELVFGDAQALARLEGIVHPALTRARESFLIEHGAQPLVVFDIPLLFEKGHERALDAVAVVSAPAQVQRARVLARPGMTPEKFANILSLQMPDAEKRARADHWIDTGGTLEQTRNMVKALVARLREKNPRT from the coding sequence ATGAGCAGGCCGTTTCTGCTGGGGCTGACCGGGTCGATCGGCATGGGCAAGTCGACCGTGGCCGAAATGCTGCGCGAGGAAGGCGTGCCGGTCTGTGATGCCGATGCACAAGTGCGCGCGCTTCAGGGGCCGGGCGGCGCGCTGCTGCCCGCGATCGAGGCGGCCTTTCCCGGCACGACCGGGCCCGAAGGGGTGAACCGGGCCCGGCTGGGCGAACTGGTCTTCGGCGATGCGCAGGCCCTCGCCCGGCTTGAGGGCATCGTACACCCGGCCCTGACGCGTGCGCGCGAGTCGTTCCTGATCGAGCATGGCGCGCAGCCGCTGGTCGTTTTCGACATCCCCCTGCTCTTTGAAAAAGGGCACGAGCGCGCGCTCGATGCGGTGGCGGTCGTTTCCGCTCCGGCGCAGGTTCAGCGCGCGCGAGTGCTCGCCCGCCCCGGCATGACGCCTGAAAAGTTTGCCAATATCCTTTCCCTCCAGATGCCTGACGCGGAAAAACGGGCCCGCGCCGATCACTGGATCGATACGGGCGGCACGCTGGAACAGACGCGAAACATGGTTAAGGCCCTCGTGGCGCGTCTGCGCGAAAAAAACCCCCGGACTTGA
- the dnaQ gene encoding DNA polymerase III subunit epsilon translates to MREIVFDTETTGLDPQGGDRLVELGCVEMVNRVATGATYHAYFDPERDMPAEAEAVHGLSAAFLSDKPKFAAGAAEFLAFIGDAPMVAHNAGFDFGFINAELTRCGLPEVSRDRMVDTVAIARRKHPGAKLSLDALCSRYGIDRSHRTKHGALLDAELLAQLYVELMGGRQIGLELAGQDAAAAVSGVVAGASGDGAALASAREASITRVFREPRPHAASEAELARHAQFMAGFTNPLWSR, encoded by the coding sequence ATGCGTGAGATCGTCTTCGATACCGAAACGACGGGACTCGATCCGCAAGGCGGTGATCGGCTGGTTGAACTCGGCTGTGTCGAGATGGTCAACCGGGTCGCCACCGGGGCTACCTATCATGCCTATTTCGATCCCGAGCGGGATATGCCCGCCGAGGCCGAGGCGGTTCATGGCCTGTCTGCCGCGTTCCTGTCGGACAAGCCCAAGTTTGCCGCCGGTGCGGCCGAGTTCCTTGCCTTCATCGGCGATGCGCCGATGGTTGCGCACAATGCCGGGTTCGACTTCGGCTTCATCAATGCCGAACTGACCCGTTGCGGGTTGCCCGAGGTCAGCCGTGACCGCATGGTCGATACGGTGGCTATCGCGCGGCGCAAGCATCCGGGCGCCAAGCTCAGCCTCGATGCGCTGTGCAGCCGCTATGGCATCGACCGCAGCCACCGCACGAAGCATGGCGCCTTGCTTGACGCTGAGCTTCTGGCGCAACTCTATGTCGAATTGATGGGGGGCCGGCAGATCGGCCTGGAACTGGCGGGGCAGGATGCCGCTGCCGCTGTTTCAGGTGTGGTGGCCGGTGCCTCGGGTGATGGGGCGGCGCTGGCTTCGGCCAGGGAGGCCAGCATCACCCGCGTTTTCCGCGAGCCTCGGCCCCATGCGGCCAGCGAGGCGGAATTGGCTCGCCATGCCCAGTTCATGGCGGGCTTTACCAACCCGCTCTGGTCGCGCTGA